One Myripristis murdjan chromosome 17, fMyrMur1.1, whole genome shotgun sequence DNA segment encodes these proteins:
- the LOC115375910 gene encoding tripartite motif-containing protein 16-like — MAQRGIQPASAKFCCSICLDLLKDPVTIPCGHSYCMSCIKECWDGEEHKEIYSCPQCRQTFTPRPVLVKNTIIVELLEEMKKMGLQAAPPDLCYAGPGDVACDFCSGRKLKALKSCLVCLASYCEQHLQPHYDIAPLKKHKLVEATVKLQENICSNHDEVMKIFCRTDQQCICYLCSMDEHKGHHTVSAATEWKERQKELRVSQQKLQQRIQDTEKDVKVLQQEVEEINRSADKAVEDSEEIFTELITLMEKRRSDVKQQIRSQQEEEVSRAEEVQEKLKQEIADLRRKDAELEQLSHTEDHIHFLQNYPSLSCLSESTDSPSTNIRPLSYFEDVTAAVSELREKLQDLLSEEWSKISLTVTGVDVLLSQPKPKTRDEFLQYSCHITLDPNTENTWLSLSEENRKATLKGKPQSYPSHPDRFTAVFQVLSRESLTGRCYWEVEWKGRVHIAVSYKDISRTGTRDACGFGCNDKSWALFCSNMNCHFKHNNIETETPLPVSSRVGVYLDHRAGILSFYSVSETMTLLHRVQTTFTQPLHAGVWLYDTRDTAEFCELK; from the coding sequence atggcaCAGCGAGGAATTCAGCCAGCCTcggcaaagttttgctgttccatctgtctggatctgctgaaggatccggtgactattccctgtggacacagctactgcatgagctgtattaaagagtgctgggatggagaggagcacaaggaaatctacagctgcccgcagtgcagacaaaccttcacaccaaggcctgtcctggtgaaaaacaccatAATAGTAGAGttactggaggaaatgaagaagatgggactccaagctgctcctcctgatctctgctatgctggacctggagatgtggcctgtgatttctgctctgggaggaaactgaaagccctcaagtcctgtctggtgtgtctggcctcttactgtgagcagcacctccagcccCACTATGATATCGctccattaaagaaacacaagctggtcGAAGCCACCGtgaagcttcaggagaacatctgctctaatcatgatgaggtgatgaagattttctgccgtactgatcagcagtgtatctgttatctctgctccatggatgaacataaaggccaccacacagtctcagctgcaacagaatggaaagagaggcagaaagagctcAGGGTGAGTCAGCAAAAactccagcagagaatccaggacacagagaaagacgtgaaggtgcttcaacaggaggtggaggagatcaatcgctctgctgataaagcagtggaggacagtgaggagatcttcactgagctgatcactttgatggagaaaagaaggtctgatgtgaagcagcagatcagatcccagcaggaagaggaagtgagtcgggctgaagaagttcaggagaagctgaagcaggagatcgctgatctgaggaggaaagatgctgagctggagcagctctcacacacagaggatcacatccattttctacagaattacccctcgctctcatgtctcagtgaatctacagACTCACCCAGCAccaacatccgtcctctgagctactttgaggatgtgactgcagctgtgtcagagctgagagagaaactacaggaccttcttagtgaggaatggtccaagatctcactgacagtgactggagtggatgttttactgtcacaaccaaagcccaagaccagagatgaattcttacaatattcatgtcacatcacactggatccaaacacagaaaacacatggctgtcattatctgaggagaacagaaaagcaacattaaaGGGAAAACCAcagtcatatcccagtcacccagacagatttactgcAGTGTTTCAGGTCCTGagtagagagagtctgactggacgttgctactgggaggtggagtggaaggGGAGAGTTCATATAGCAGTCTCATATaaggatatcagcagaacagggaCCAGGGATGCATGTGGATTTGGATGCAATGATAAATCTTGGGCATTGTTTTGTTCCAACATGAACTGTCACTTCAAACACAACAATATCGAAACTGAAACcccgctccctgtgtcctccagagtgggagtgtacctggatcacagagcaggtattctgtccttctacagcgtctctgaaaccatgactctcctccacagagtccagaccacattcactcagcctctccatgctggagTCTGGCTTTATGATACCAGAgacactgcagagttttgtgagctcaagtag